Within the Thermoanaerobaculales bacterium genome, the region ACCTTCTTCTTGGCGACAGCCTTCTTCTTGGCAGCCGGCTTCTTGGCGGCTGTCTTCTTGACGACCTTTTTCTTGGCGGTCGTCTTCGCCTTGCGCGGAGCCTTGGTGGTCTTCTTTGCTTGAGCCATGTCTCGTCTCCGGTTCCTCTCGTGATGTTGTCAAGAGCACGAGGCTGCTTGCAGTTCGATAGTAGCACACAAGTCGCTCGATTGACGCAAGCACCTCACCAGTGTTGGACACAGGTGACGTAGAATCGGAGCTTCGGAGGAGACATGACCGTCGCACCGAAAGATCAGTCTCCGATCACGCCCGAGTCGTCCCAGGCGTTCATCAACCGTGAGCTGAGCTGGCTGCAGTTCGCGCGCCGCGTGCTCCAGCTCGCGCAGGACGGCGACCTCCCCCTCCTCGAGCGCGTGAAGTTTGCCGGCATTCTCGGGATGCTCCACGACGAGTTCTACATGAAGAGGATGAGCGGGCTGAAGCGGCAGATCCGCAGCGGCGTGGAGAAGCTGTCGTTGGATGGCCGCACACCGCGCGAGGAGCTCGAGGCCTGCCGCGCGGAGATCCGCGCCCAGACGGAGGAGCTGGCCAGCGTCGTCGAGGACGAGATCCGCCCCGCGCTCGCGAAGGAGGGCATCGAAATCCGCGACCACGCCGACCTCGGAGCGAAGAACAAGAAGGAGCTCGCGCGGTTCATCGAGCGCTCGGTGCTGCCGATCCTGACCCCGCTGGCGGTGGACGCCGAGCACCCGTTCCCCTTCATCAGCAACCTCGGCCTCAACCTCGCCATCACCATCCGAGAGGGGAAGCGTGAGCGGTTCGTCCGCATCAAGGTGCCGTCGAACCGAGCCCGCTGGGTCCCGCTGGCCGGCGGGGATGGCTTCGTTCCCCTCGAGCAGGTGATCGCCGCCAATCTGCACACGCTGTTTCCCAACGGGGTCATCGAGGCGTACGGGTTCTGCGTGACTCGTGGCGCGGAGGGAGACACAGAACGCCCGGGCGAGGTTGACGACTTCGACCCTCTGCTCGCCCCGGGGAGCATCATCAGCCAGGTCAGCAACGAGCTCAAGGCGAGGCGGTTTGCGGGCACGGTCCGGCTGGAGGTCGACTCGCGGATGCCGAAGAAGACGCGGACGTGGCTCGCCGCCCAGCTCGACGTGGACGACGGCGACGTCTACGCCTCGAGTCAACCACTCCGGCTGGCGGACCTCCTGCGCTTCGAGGTCGAGGGGAGAGACGAGCTCCGCTACCCGCGCCACCGCCCGATCACGCACCCGCGGCTGAAGAAGATCCCGGACGAGGCGGGCGCCCTCTTCGACGAGATCCGGCGGGGTGACATCCTGCTCCACCACCCGTACCACAGCTTCGACACCTCGGTGCTCCGTTTCCTGGAGGAGTCCGCGGCGGACCCGCGAGTGCTCGCGATCAAGCTCACGATCTACCGGACGTCCAGCGACTCGCCGATCGTCCGCGCGCTCGCCGAGGCGGCGCGCCGCGGCAAGCAGGTGGCCGTGCTCGTGGAGATTACCGCCCGTTTCGACGAGGCGCCGAACATCGCGTGGGGCCGCCTCCTCGAGCAGGAGGGCGTCCATGTCGCGTACGGCGTCGAGAAGCTCAAGACCCACGTCAAGCTGGCGTTGGTCGTGCGCGAGGAGGATGACGGCATCCGCCGCTACGTCCACGTCGGCACCGGCAACTACCACACCGGCACCGCGCGCATCTACGAGGACCTCGGCATGCTGACGTGCGACCAGGAGCTGGGCGCGGATGTGGCGGCGGTGTTCAACGAGCTTACCGGCGCCGCGAAGCCGGCCCAGTACACCAAGGTGGTGGTCGCGCCGGCGCAGATGCGCGAGCGGTTTCGCAAGCTCATCCGGCGCGAGGCGGAGCATGCCGCCGCCGGCAAGCCGTCCGGCATCACGGCCAAGATGAACCAGCTGCAGGACCCGGACCTGATTCGCGAGCTCTACCGTGCGAGCCAAGCCGGCGTCCCGATCAGCCTCAACGTCCGCGGGCTCTGCTGCCTGCGCGCCGGCGTCCCCGGCCTGTCGGAGAGGGTCCGGGTGTACAGCGTGCTCGGGCGATTCCTGGAGCACGGCAGGATCTACCGTTTCGGCAATGCCGGCAACCCCGAGTACTTCATCGGCTCCGCGGACTGGATGAAGCGCAACCTCGATCGCCGCGTGGAGACGCTCGCCCCGGTCGAGGACCCGGCGCTCAAGGCGGAGCTCGATGCCATCCTCCAAGTGTACGAGGAGGACAACCACTCGGCGTGGGACCTCCGGCCGGACGGCGGCTACGTCCGCCGGCGCCCCGCGGACGGCGAGGCGGCGCACCCCTCGCAGCAGGTCTTTGCCGGCCGTTTCGCCGGCTGAGCGGTCGACCGCCTCGGGACCGGTCGCGGTGCCGCGACACCGGCCGAGCCCGGCGTGTTGCGGGCTCCGCGCCCGGCCCCGCGACGGCGCGCCCCGGGTGGCGGTCGGCGCTTGCCGGGATGTCGCCGGCGTGGTGTCATGGCCGCAGTGCGCCCTCGAGCGGCGGACCGGGAGACTCCATGGCAGATCACATGATCCGGGCGATGGCGTGGGAAGGACGGGTGAGGGTGGCGGCGTGCGACAGCACGGGCACCGTGGAGGAGCTGCGGCGGATCCACGATCCGTCGCCGGTCACCACGGCCGCCGTCGGCCGGGTCGCGACCGGCGCCCTGCTGATGGCCTCGATGCTGGAGAAGGTGACCGGCCGAGAGCCGATGGTGACGATCGAGATCGACGGGGGAGGCCCGGCGGGGAAGCTGCTGGCAACCGCCTCTCCGAAGGGCTGGGTGCGCGCGATGGTCGCCAACCCGCTCGCCACCGCCGAGTCGAAGGTCAACGGCAAGCTGAACGTCGCAGAGGTCGTCGGCACCTCGGGCGAGCTCGTGGTAACGAGAGACCCGGGGATTGGGGAGCCGTACCGCGGGGTCGTGCCCCTGGTGGCCGGAGAGATCGCGCAGGACCTCGCGCGCTACCTGCTGGACTCGGAGCAGACCCCGTCTGCGGTCCTGCTCGGGGTGCACGTCGTCCCGGCCGGCAGGGTCGGCCACGCCGGCGGCCTGATGGTCCAGCTGCTGCCGGGGGTCAGCGACGAGCAGGCCGACGAGCTGTCGGCGCGCGTACGGGAGCTCGGCGCGGTGACCTCGCAGATGGCGGCGGGCGCGGGTCCGATGGCGTGGGTCGAGAGCCTGTTTGCCGGAGACCTGACCATCCTCGGTGAGAGCCCGGTCCGGTTCCACTGTGGCTGCTCGGTGAGCCGCGTCGAGACCGCACTGATGCTGCTCGGGGCCGGCGAGGTCCGGTCGATGATCGAGGCCACCCCTGACGGCCCGACGGTGCTCAGCTGCGGGTTCTGCAGGAAGGAGTACGCGGTGTCCGCCGCCACGCTCCGGCGAGTCCTGCGCAGCGTGGAGGCCGGGGAGGCGGGCGACAGGCCGAGCTGACGGGTCGGCACCGCACGGCGGCGGGCGCGCCTCCCGCCGTGCGTGGAGGAGGGCTTCGATGTGGAGAACGCGACGTTGCGAAGCTGAACGCCTCGCCGGCCCGGGGGGCGGCGGCCGCGCCTCCGGCGCCGCGACCGGCAGCCGGGCGCTGGCGGTCCTGGCGGTGATTGCCGCCCTGGTCGCGGCGGCGGCGTGCTCCTCGGTCGTGTCCGAGGGCGACGACCCGTGGACTGCGTCCTATGTCGGCGACCCGGACCGGGTATGGGACGCCATCCACCGTGCCCTCGACGCGCTCGGCTACTCGGTCGAGGCGGAGGACCGCGGCGACGGGACGATTCGCGCCGCGCAGGACGCGGAGCGGCCGTTCGAGGCCGTCGTCCTCCACATCGTGCAGGTGCAGAGGGCGGAGTCGGTGCGCGTCGAGGTGCGTCCCGCGGGAGGCGCCACCGCCCCACCCTACGGCAGCCGGGTGCGTGACGATGCGGTGCGCGAGTTCATCGGCGAGCTCGACAGGCAGATGGGCCGGCGGTTCGTGCGCTGACGATCCGGCCGCGGCTTCAGCCGCCCGCGCTCAGTGCGAGTGGCCGTGGCTGCCCGCCTCGCCGAAGTAGGCCGAACGGAATGCCTTGACCAGCGACCGGAGCGCCTCGACGTTGGCGACGTCGGTGGTCTGCTTCGCCTTCATGGCCGCCACCTGGACCTGGTGCAGCGTCGTCAGCTGCTCCACGTACCGCTCCCAGGGCTCGCCCTCCCGGCTGTCAGGCGCCTTGAGGCGCTGGCAGAGGAAGTAGTCGGCGACGATCGTCTGGATCTCCTGGGCGTGCTTTTCCTTGTTGTCGATCCAGCGGACCAGCTGGTTGTAGTTGACCGGCGTCTCCTTGGCGAGCGCGGCGATCTGGGTCATCGACTTCTCGATCGTCGTGATGTGCTCCTCGATCAGCTGGACCCGCAGCTCGTCGTCATAGATGCCGCAGGGAACCTGGCAGTGGGCTCCCACCTGGGTGGCGCCGGTCAAGGCGAGCGCCGCGATCAGCAGGCCGGCGGGCAGGAAACGCATGGGACCTCCTCGGTGCGTGGCTGCACGTCCTTGTCGCGTGAACAAACGGGCAGGTCAGGGCGGGTATTCCGGTGCGCCGCCGGCGGTCAGGCCTGCGAGTCGTCGAGGTCGACGCTGGTGGCGGTGGACGGCGGGTTGAGCCCGGTCACCGCCCGGACCACCCGGTTGCGCCCGCCCTGCTTGGCCCGATAGAGGGCGGCGTCGGCCGCGAGCAGGAGCTCGACGGCGTCCTGGGCGTCGTCCGGGAAGGTCGCCACGCCGCCGCTGACCGTCACCCGCTTCATCGGCTGTCCCTTGCCGAACGGGAAGTCGTAGCGTTCGATGCGCTGGAGGATGTTGGACGCCGCGCTCAGCGCCTGCGCGGGCGTCCGCCCCGGCATGATCAGCAGGAACTCCTCGCCGCCGAACCTGCCGAAGACGTCGTCGGTCCGCACCGAGTCCTGCACCAGCTGGGCGAGCACCCGCAGCGCCTGGTCGCCGGCGATGTGGCCGTTGTGGTCGTTGTAGTGCTTGAAGTGGTCGATGTCGAACAGGAAGACCGAGATCCGTGCGCCGCGCTCGCGCGCCCGGTACACGTACTCGCTGAGCCGGAACTTGAGGGCCCGCTTGTTGTAGATGTTGGTGAGCTCGTCGACGTCGGCGGCGATCTTGACCTTTCCGTAGACGGTCAGGTTGTTCCAGGCGAGCGCGCCGAGCGACGCGATCGCCTCCATCATCTCCTTCTGCTGCGGGTGGTAGCGCTGCGGCCGGGAGATCGCGATCACGCCGAGCGCCTCCGCGTCGTGCACCATCGGAGCCGCGACCGCGTACACCGGGCCCTGTGACGCCTCTCCCCGGCGCGGGCTGTCGAGGACCTCGCGCTGGTAGTCGTGCCGGTCCATCGTCTTGCACCGCTCCGCGACGTACCCGATGTGGCCCTCGCCGAAGGACACCTCCGCTCCCACGCCCATGCCGCGCTCGGTCGAGGCGCCGGCCGCGACGATCAGGCGGTTCCTGCGCTCGGGCTCGGCCAGCGTCCGGTTGCGGCGGATGAGCACCAGCGCATGCTCGGCCCTGAAGATCCGCACCATCGCGTTGAGCAGCACCGGTGGAATCTGGCGGACCTCGGTCTGGGCATTGAGCTCCGCGATCAGCTTGGTGTACTCCTTGATGTAGTCGGCCAGGAAGCTGAGATCCTGCTCGAGCCTGCGGGCGGCCGAGCCAGGGGTGGCGGGCTCGAGCTCGGTCCTGGGCTGGTCCGCGAGCGCCTGCTTCAAGGCCCGCAGCCTCGTCCACTGGAGCGCCACCACGACGAGCAACACGCCGATCATCATTCCGAGGATGATCTCGACGATGTTGACCTGCGAGAGGTCGACTTCAGGCAACGCCATCGCTCCGCAAACCCGTCCGGTCTATGACCACACCACGATACCACCAACGCGGACCGCGTGGTGCAGCCACCGCATGCCGCCCTCCCCGGCCTGCGCTCGGAGCCGAGCGGGCGGTCTCAGAAGTCGCTGGTCATGATGAAGGTCGGCAAGCCGCCGAAGCGCGTGTACTGGGGACGCAGCCGGTCGCGGCTGTAGAACTTGCCGACGTCGACGATCTTCTTGCGGCTGGTCACGACGTCGATCGGCACGTGGTCGTAGCGGCCGTTGCGCACGCACACCAGGCGCCCCGAGACGCCCTCCAGGATGAGGTCCATGGCGAGGTTGCCGAAGGCCATCGGGACGATCGAGTCGAGGGCGTCCGGATCGCCGGCGCGGACCAGGTAGCCGAGGCGCTGGTTGATGGTGTTCACCCGGCGGCCGTTGTTGTACTTGGGCGAGAGATCCCGCAGCGCCCGCGACACGCGGTCGCCGATTCCCCCCAGCTTCTTGTGGCCGAACATGTCGGTCTCGTGGTCCTCGTAGGTCATCTCCTCGGAGCCCTTGAAGGCGGCCCCCTCGGACACCAGCACCACGCTGTAGAGGGATGGATTGCGGCGCCGGTCCTCGGAGAGCAGCTCGCAGAGCTTTTCGATGTCGAAGGGATGCTCCGGGATCACGCAGCGGTTGGCGGCGCCGGCCATGGTCGGCAGCAGCGCGGTGAACCCCGCATAGCGTCCGAACACCTCGATCACCAGGAAGCGCTCGTGGCTGCCCGCGGACGTGCGCAGCGCGTGAGTCATGCTGATGGTCCTGGTCACACAGGTCGAAAAGCCGATGCAGTAGTCGGTGCCCGGCACGTCGTTGTCCA harbors:
- a CDS encoding superoxide dismutase [Ni] is translated as MRFLPAGLLIAALALTGATQVGAHCQVPCGIYDDELRVQLIEEHITTIEKSMTQIAALAKETPVNYNQLVRWIDNKEKHAQEIQTIVADYFLCQRLKAPDSREGEPWERYVEQLTTLHQVQVAAMKAKQTTDVANVEALRSLVKAFRSAYFGEAGSHGHSH
- the ppk1 gene encoding polyphosphate kinase 1 codes for the protein MTVAPKDQSPITPESSQAFINRELSWLQFARRVLQLAQDGDLPLLERVKFAGILGMLHDEFYMKRMSGLKRQIRSGVEKLSLDGRTPREELEACRAEIRAQTEELASVVEDEIRPALAKEGIEIRDHADLGAKNKKELARFIERSVLPILTPLAVDAEHPFPFISNLGLNLAITIREGKRERFVRIKVPSNRARWVPLAGGDGFVPLEQVIAANLHTLFPNGVIEAYGFCVTRGAEGDTERPGEVDDFDPLLAPGSIISQVSNELKARRFAGTVRLEVDSRMPKKTRTWLAAQLDVDDGDVYASSQPLRLADLLRFEVEGRDELRYPRHRPITHPRLKKIPDEAGALFDEIRRGDILLHHPYHSFDTSVLRFLEESAADPRVLAIKLTIYRTSSDSPIVRALAEAARRGKQVAVLVEITARFDEAPNIAWGRLLEQEGVHVAYGVEKLKTHVKLALVVREEDDGIRRYVHVGTGNYHTGTARIYEDLGMLTCDQELGADVAAVFNELTGAAKPAQYTKVVVAPAQMRERFRKLIRREAEHAAAGKPSGITAKMNQLQDPDLIRELYRASQAGVPISLNVRGLCCLRAGVPGLSERVRVYSVLGRFLEHGRIYRFGNAGNPEYFIGSADWMKRNLDRRVETLAPVEDPALKAELDAILQVYEEDNHSAWDLRPDGGYVRRRPADGEAAHPSQQVFAGRFAG
- a CDS encoding 6-phosphofructokinase — encoded protein: MANFNTTKGTIGILTGGGDVPGLNPAIRGLTVRALREGYRVLGIRRGWAGLIEYSPDGHTNGDWVMDLTEEVVNKAGRTGGTFLHSSRTRPSHVPLANVPDRLRDRYNDQSNDLTEVVLANVGHLGIDVMIPIGGDDTLSYGVQLHKHGVPVIAIPKTMDNDVPGTDYCIGFSTCVTRTISMTHALRTSAGSHERFLVIEVFGRYAGFTALLPTMAGAANRCVIPEHPFDIEKLCELLSEDRRRNPSLYSVVLVSEGAAFKGSEEMTYEDHETDMFGHKKLGGIGDRVSRALRDLSPKYNNGRRVNTINQRLGYLVRAGDPDALDSIVPMAFGNLAMDLILEGVSGRLVCVRNGRYDHVPIDVVTSRKKIVDVGKFYSRDRLRPQYTRFGGLPTFIMTSDF
- a CDS encoding sensor domain-containing diguanylate cyclase — encoded protein: MALPEVDLSQVNIVEIILGMMIGVLLVVVALQWTRLRALKQALADQPRTELEPATPGSAARRLEQDLSFLADYIKEYTKLIAELNAQTEVRQIPPVLLNAMVRIFRAEHALVLIRRNRTLAEPERRNRLIVAAGASTERGMGVGAEVSFGEGHIGYVAERCKTMDRHDYQREVLDSPRRGEASQGPVYAVAAPMVHDAEALGVIAISRPQRYHPQQKEMMEAIASLGALAWNNLTVYGKVKIAADVDELTNIYNKRALKFRLSEYVYRARERGARISVFLFDIDHFKHYNDHNGHIAGDQALRVLAQLVQDSVRTDDVFGRFGGEEFLLIMPGRTPAQALSAASNILQRIERYDFPFGKGQPMKRVTVSGGVATFPDDAQDAVELLLAADAALYRAKQGGRNRVVRAVTGLNPPSTATSVDLDDSQA
- the hslO gene encoding Hsp33 family molecular chaperone HslO → MADHMIRAMAWEGRVRVAACDSTGTVEELRRIHDPSPVTTAAVGRVATGALLMASMLEKVTGREPMVTIEIDGGGPAGKLLATASPKGWVRAMVANPLATAESKVNGKLNVAEVVGTSGELVVTRDPGIGEPYRGVVPLVAGEIAQDLARYLLDSEQTPSAVLLGVHVVPAGRVGHAGGLMVQLLPGVSDEQADELSARVRELGAVTSQMAAGAGPMAWVESLFAGDLTILGESPVRFHCGCSVSRVETALMLLGAGEVRSMIEATPDGPTVLSCGFCRKEYAVSAATLRRVLRSVEAGEAGDRPS